A genomic window from Luteolibacter sp. LG18 includes:
- a CDS encoding two-component regulator propeller domain-containing protein, producing MSAGAAEPVSVDMLYRNWRTREGLPQDHIRVMAGTRDGFLWLGTDAGLARFDGVRFKAFGMHDGLGAITVLCLYQSLDSTLWVGTQGGGVSRVRDGKIERTYDLGAGLPSNSILGIAEDDSGHPVVATLGGLVRLEGASFVPFDVPSSNPRQVARTLFHARDGTLWVGFQNNEIWRWKAGQWIRGSEGGPTSAQAFCQDLKGRLWVGDSTRRLWCLEQGTWSSRPLPILTGDINTMAAAPDGTVWISMYRRGICGWKDDTFVTPVPGGAKFLDIAETVFVSPDGQLWVGTSTRGLFALTPRKVELGIVDESTAGPGANFIGALLEVAPGEFLIGSQGRGYYLWRNGTALPMESDVEIKANTFGNAAIRTIQGRVFAGGSGGVYEYLNGKLVRPQKPERLIPDVWTLCEDRPGSLWAGSGQGVLYHIAGGKIEEVGYGGRFDPIKGLAVDKKGALWIGTRGNNGLYRLVGSESKRFGVEQGMPKDAVIRVLHIDRNDTLWVGTAGSGLVVRHGDRFSTFSTREGLPDDVVSQITVDDTGRLWVGTNRGMAVFTAEETAALREGRAAEIHPLFINRADGLRSEECTITPPIRTSDGRMAFATNDGFVLLKPSDFQGDTRTPPVFIEEVYANGKLVEPVAGSLELPPGIERLEIHFTGLHFGAPERLKFRNRLAGLENGWGDASTERRVEYRNLAPGKYRFELSGTIGNGLWSQAPAILEINLAPHFWETGWFRALVVISALALVGWIVRRRERMRAQRKIEALKREQAIQNERARIARDLHDDVGASLTQVALLSELAQGDLTQRPERASAHINEIFTTAQDVTRSLDEIVWAVNPAHDTLESFVTFLGAFVQNYTRSAGLAARLDLPATLPPLPLSSAIRHHVYLATKEILHNVVKHAWATEVHLSLSLQPGSFRLMLEDNGRGSVPAQTPSPGGADGLPNLQERLQQIGGTCVYDSRPGEGTRVEMNVPLDPPP from the coding sequence GTGTCCGCAGGTGCGGCGGAGCCCGTTTCCGTGGACATGCTCTATCGGAACTGGCGGACGCGCGAAGGCCTGCCGCAGGACCACATCCGCGTGATGGCGGGCACCCGCGATGGCTTCCTGTGGCTCGGCACGGACGCCGGATTGGCACGGTTCGATGGCGTGCGCTTCAAGGCCTTCGGCATGCACGATGGCCTCGGCGCGATCACCGTGCTGTGCCTCTATCAAAGCCTGGACTCCACCCTGTGGGTCGGCACCCAGGGCGGCGGCGTGAGCAGGGTGCGGGACGGCAAGATCGAGCGCACCTACGACCTGGGAGCCGGCCTGCCATCGAACTCGATCCTGGGCATCGCGGAGGACGACTCCGGCCATCCCGTGGTCGCCACGCTGGGTGGACTGGTGCGGCTGGAAGGCGCGAGCTTCGTCCCCTTCGACGTCCCTTCCAGCAATCCCCGGCAAGTAGCGCGGACCTTGTTCCATGCTCGCGACGGCACGCTGTGGGTGGGTTTCCAGAACAACGAGATCTGGCGCTGGAAAGCAGGCCAGTGGATCCGTGGCAGCGAAGGTGGCCCCACCAGCGCGCAGGCCTTCTGCCAGGATCTGAAGGGACGGCTGTGGGTCGGAGACAGCACCCGGCGGCTGTGGTGTCTCGAACAAGGCACCTGGAGTTCGCGCCCCCTGCCCATCCTCACGGGCGACATCAACACGATGGCCGCCGCGCCCGATGGCACGGTGTGGATCTCGATGTACCGCCGCGGGATCTGCGGTTGGAAGGACGACACCTTTGTCACGCCCGTTCCCGGAGGAGCGAAGTTCCTCGACATCGCGGAAACCGTCTTCGTTTCACCGGATGGCCAGCTCTGGGTCGGCACGTCGACCCGAGGCCTGTTCGCACTCACGCCGCGCAAGGTCGAGCTCGGCATCGTCGACGAGTCCACCGCGGGTCCGGGCGCGAATTTCATCGGCGCGCTGCTGGAGGTGGCGCCGGGCGAGTTCCTCATCGGCTCGCAGGGCCGCGGCTACTATCTCTGGCGTAATGGCACGGCACTCCCGATGGAAAGCGATGTCGAAATCAAGGCCAACACCTTCGGCAACGCCGCGATCCGCACCATCCAGGGCCGCGTCTTCGCGGGCGGCTCCGGCGGCGTTTACGAGTATCTGAACGGCAAGCTGGTCCGCCCCCAGAAACCGGAGCGGTTGATCCCCGACGTGTGGACCCTCTGCGAAGACCGGCCCGGCAGTCTGTGGGCGGGCTCCGGGCAAGGCGTGCTCTATCACATCGCCGGAGGAAAAATCGAAGAGGTCGGCTACGGCGGCCGTTTCGATCCGATCAAGGGACTGGCCGTGGACAAGAAAGGCGCGCTGTGGATCGGCACCCGCGGCAACAACGGCCTCTACCGGCTGGTGGGGAGCGAATCGAAGCGCTTCGGCGTGGAACAGGGAATGCCGAAGGACGCCGTCATCCGCGTGCTACACATCGACCGCAACGACACGCTGTGGGTCGGTACCGCGGGCAGCGGCCTGGTCGTCCGCCATGGCGACCGCTTCAGCACCTTTTCCACCCGCGAGGGCCTGCCCGACGACGTGGTCTCCCAGATCACCGTCGACGACACCGGACGCCTGTGGGTGGGCACCAACCGAGGCATGGCCGTCTTCACCGCCGAGGAAACCGCGGCCCTGCGCGAGGGCCGCGCCGCCGAGATCCATCCGCTCTTCATCAACCGCGCCGACGGACTCCGCTCCGAAGAATGCACGATCACCCCGCCGATCCGCACCAGCGATGGCCGGATGGCCTTCGCCACCAACGACGGATTCGTCCTGCTCAAGCCCTCCGATTTCCAGGGCGACACGCGCACGCCGCCGGTCTTCATCGAGGAGGTCTATGCCAACGGCAAGCTGGTCGAACCGGTGGCGGGCAGCCTCGAACTGCCACCGGGCATCGAGCGGCTTGAGATCCATTTCACCGGCCTGCACTTCGGCGCGCCCGAACGCCTGAAATTCCGCAACCGCCTCGCGGGCTTGGAAAACGGCTGGGGAGACGCCAGTACCGAGCGCCGCGTGGAGTACCGCAACCTCGCGCCGGGCAAATACCGGTTCGAGCTTTCCGGCACGATCGGCAACGGCCTCTGGAGCCAGGCTCCCGCGATTCTCGAAATCAACCTCGCCCCTCATTTCTGGGAAACCGGCTGGTTCCGTGCGCTGGTCGTGATCTCGGCCCTGGCGCTGGTGGGCTGGATCGTCCGCCGCCGCGAGCGCATGCGCGCCCAGCGCAAGATCGAAGCCCTCAAGCGCGAGCAAGCGATCCAGAACGAACGCGCCCGCATCGCCCGCGATCTCCATGACGACGTCGGTGCGAGCCTCACCCAGGTGGCCCTGCTCAGCGAGCTGGCGCAGGGCGACCTCACCCAGCGACCGGAGCGCGCCAGCGCCCACATCAATGAGATCTTCACCACCGCCCAGGACGTCACCCGCTCGCTCGATGAAATCGTGTGGGCGGTGAACCCGGCGCACGACACGCTGGAGAGCTTCGTCACCTTCCTCGGGGCCTTCGTCCAGAACTACACCCGCTCCGCCGGCCTCGCCGCCCGTCTCGACCTGCCCGCCACCCTGCCGCCGCTGCCGCTGTCCTCCGCGATCCGCCACCACGTCTATCTGGCGACCAAGGAGATCCTCCACAACGTGGTGAAACACGCCTGGGCCACCGAAGTCCACCTTTCGCTATCCCTCCAGCCCGGCTCGTTCCGGTTGATGCTGGAGGACAATGGCCGCGGATCGGTCCCCGCCCAAACGCCCTCCCCCGGCGGGGCCGACGGTCTGCCAAATCTCCAGGAGCGCTTGCAGCAAATCGGTGGCACATGTGTCTATGACAGTCGGCCGGGCGAAGGAACCCGCGTCGAAATGAACGTCCCGCTCGATCCGCCGCCGTGA
- a CDS encoding autotransporter-associated beta strand repeat-containing protein codes for MSPHFRNPFLRLTAVFGIVCLSFSAHAANLYWDGNDTTTGAGATPTGTWGSSTFWSTDSTGATATTGWIDGNTAVFSAGTDGTGTYTVTVTGTQSPAGLTFEEGVVTLSGGTVALTSPNVVTTAAATISSAIGGTVGLTKTGAATLTLSGTNTYSGTTAVNAGTITVTGNQSAANGSWVLLGSDGTTPNTNATTVNFNTGSTISIAAASQVQAGNSAPSGGFAAQTINANVAVTNAGALNLGRAGVLNIANTWTQSGSVAITSQGGGTANVNVNSGGSLVYTGAAAFGLNTSTSNTTTTGLTVTAGTFTTGKEIRNSQATVATGAQASVILNNGGVLKISADIADLITTAGGTANVQVGATGTGGTINTNGFSTTLSRPIINVTSQAGKLVKTGSGTLTLSGTSTYTGGTTLSNGGGVLALTNGSALGTGAVAMTKTGVDTGGIAQLSGGITVANAFNFSSATGLNGGGTAHIRNASGTNILSGALTLTAGGGNGINLQSDAGILTINGNIASSVADASRTQAFGGAGNGIVNGIISNNSSTNKVAWDKLGTGTWTFNGTNTISGNGTVRNGTLLLGNNSAMGGSAVTIGASTSGGAVLTNGAFTIANSIQFNANPSVGTNSIGGNTDNNSTFSGAILMAGNGTISQVATTGANALNLTGGVGSNNTGTRTLTFAGPGAIKVSGSPITNGSAGAVAVTVTGGAVTFSAANTYTGDTRVEGGSLTLSANSLLADASTVEVHAAATLALNFTGTDKIKTLTFDGVTQSTGTWGAIGSGADHTDARITGTGILLVVPTLQWNSTGGDGLWSTAGNWDILSTPPAGSVLLFPGGGVDSTLANDLAAGTTLDTLRFLSGAAAYTIGGTNKMILTGGIENLSTATQSIGFPIEFGANVTLTASTGKIALSGDLSGGFGFTKAGTGALELSGTNTYTGTTTLAAGSIKVLTANSLPATTTLAFTNTTNAVTLDLTGVTQTVAGMTFGTQTSGTNTVSILGDSTTSLTTTGATLAFSPLNTANNLTVDMSSLGAFAYNNASGSMRLDGGVQVSGSAGHFTTLSLSAESNTITAANFVVGNLGGSNGVPLSTLNLGRNNTLNVANIGIAASLSRSSGIVQFGSSVTGSKALTIRGTGGGTSTADMNLGSGNSFQSSDVDNATFDTSAGSLDAMFGTVTVARASTTASGRGTTVNGTFKMGAGTMSANSVILGTVDGTGTGSTEIATALLDLNGGTAGISTLTFATNSLASGNTITVNSQVNLGGGAALNATTIQQGTVANIGTLTTRINWNDGTIGNLSGTDLAIGGVSIVLGSGTHTFAIGAGHTGTVSSVVSGTGSLTKSGAGTLVLGGVNTYTGDTVVTEGVASLSTAFLADTSTVSVTTGGKLNLNFSGNDTVAVLLIDGLSQTGGGTTYGATGSGANVIDDVHFSGAGKIQVGVSPDPFTPWMDGFTALSLPADKAKSADPDHDGLSNLAEFALDGDPSSATNTGKVRVAVANVSGDNVLTITLPVRLGASFTAGGDLVSAAVDGVVYKIQGSTDMVDFTTTNVTEVTPALISGMPGLTSGWEYRTFRLPGTVTANPKGFLRAAIAEP; via the coding sequence ATGTCTCCCCATTTCCGGAACCCGTTTCTCCGTCTGACGGCCGTCTTCGGTATCGTCTGCCTCTCCTTTTCCGCCCACGCCGCCAACCTGTATTGGGATGGCAATGACACCACCACCGGAGCCGGTGCCACGCCGACCGGCACGTGGGGATCGAGCACCTTCTGGTCCACCGATTCGACCGGTGCTACTGCCACGACCGGCTGGATCGACGGCAACACCGCGGTGTTTTCCGCGGGCACCGATGGCACCGGCACCTACACGGTGACGGTAACCGGCACCCAGAGCCCGGCGGGCCTCACCTTCGAGGAGGGTGTGGTGACCCTCAGCGGCGGCACGGTTGCACTCACGTCTCCGAACGTCGTGACCACCGCGGCGGCCACCATTTCCTCGGCAATCGGAGGCACTGTGGGGCTGACCAAGACCGGTGCGGCCACGCTCACGCTATCGGGCACGAATACCTACTCCGGCACCACCGCCGTCAACGCCGGCACCATCACCGTGACCGGCAACCAGTCCGCGGCCAATGGAAGCTGGGTGCTGCTCGGCAGCGATGGCACCACGCCGAACACGAACGCCACGACCGTCAACTTCAACACCGGCAGCACGATTTCCATCGCCGCCGCCAGTCAGGTGCAGGCCGGCAACAGCGCGCCTTCGGGCGGATTCGCCGCCCAGACGATCAATGCCAACGTGGCGGTGACCAATGCCGGTGCCCTCAATCTCGGCCGCGCCGGGGTGTTGAACATCGCCAACACGTGGACCCAAAGCGGCTCCGTGGCCATCACCAGCCAGGGCGGGGGAACGGCCAACGTCAACGTCAACAGCGGTGGCTCCCTCGTCTACACCGGTGCCGCGGCGTTCGGCCTGAACACCTCGACCTCCAACACCACGACCACCGGCCTGACTGTCACCGCCGGCACCTTCACGACGGGCAAGGAGATCCGCAACAGCCAGGCGACGGTCGCGACCGGAGCGCAGGCCAGCGTGATCCTCAACAATGGCGGTGTGCTGAAAATTTCCGCGGACATCGCGGACCTGATCACCACCGCGGGTGGCACGGCGAACGTGCAGGTCGGTGCCACGGGAACCGGCGGCACCATCAATACCAACGGCTTCAGCACCACGCTTTCCCGGCCGATCATCAACGTCACCTCGCAGGCTGGCAAACTGGTCAAAACGGGCAGTGGCACCCTCACGCTTTCCGGCACCAGCACCTACACCGGCGGCACCACCTTGAGCAATGGCGGCGGTGTGCTCGCGCTGACCAATGGCTCGGCGCTCGGCACCGGGGCGGTGGCCATGACCAAGACCGGAGTCGACACCGGTGGCATCGCCCAGCTCAGCGGCGGCATCACCGTGGCGAACGCGTTCAACTTCTCGTCCGCCACCGGATTGAACGGCGGCGGTACCGCCCACATCCGCAATGCGTCGGGCACGAACATTCTCTCCGGCGCCCTCACGCTCACCGCGGGTGGCGGCAACGGCATCAACCTCCAGTCCGACGCGGGCATCCTCACCATCAACGGCAACATCGCCAGTTCCGTGGCGGATGCCTCGCGCACTCAGGCGTTCGGCGGCGCGGGCAACGGCATCGTCAACGGGATCATCTCCAACAACAGCTCCACCAACAAGGTGGCGTGGGACAAGCTCGGCACTGGCACCTGGACGTTCAATGGCACCAACACGATATCCGGCAACGGCACGGTGCGGAACGGAACCCTCCTGCTCGGCAACAACAGCGCCATGGGCGGTAGCGCGGTGACCATCGGCGCATCCACCTCCGGCGGTGCGGTGCTCACCAACGGGGCGTTCACCATCGCGAACTCGATCCAGTTCAACGCCAACCCGTCCGTCGGCACGAACTCCATCGGCGGCAACACCGACAACAATTCGACTTTCTCCGGCGCGATCCTGATGGCGGGCAACGGCACCATCTCGCAGGTCGCCACCACCGGTGCCAACGCGCTGAACCTCACCGGCGGCGTGGGGTCGAACAACACCGGCACGCGCACCCTCACCTTCGCGGGTCCCGGTGCGATCAAGGTTTCCGGCAGCCCGATCACGAACGGTTCCGCCGGTGCGGTGGCGGTCACGGTGACCGGCGGCGCGGTGACGTTCTCGGCGGCGAACACCTACACCGGCGACACCCGGGTGGAAGGCGGCTCCCTTACCTTGTCCGCGAACTCGCTGCTCGCGGATGCCTCGACCGTGGAGGTCCATGCCGCGGCCACGCTGGCGCTCAACTTCACCGGCACCGACAAGATCAAGACGCTCACCTTCGATGGCGTCACCCAGTCCACCGGCACCTGGGGTGCGATCGGTTCGGGCGCGGACCACACCGACGCCCGTATCACTGGCACCGGCATTCTGCTGGTCGTGCCGACTTTGCAATGGAACTCCACCGGCGGCGATGGCCTGTGGTCCACGGCTGGAAACTGGGACATCCTTTCCACTCCGCCCGCGGGTTCCGTCTTGCTCTTCCCGGGCGGTGGAGTCGATTCCACCCTCGCCAATGATCTGGCGGCGGGGACGACCCTCGACACGCTGCGGTTCCTTTCCGGTGCCGCGGCCTACACCATCGGCGGTACGAACAAAATGATTCTGACCGGTGGCATCGAGAATCTCTCCACCGCCACGCAGTCGATCGGGTTCCCGATCGAGTTCGGGGCGAATGTAACGCTCACCGCCAGCACCGGAAAAATCGCGCTGTCCGGAGATCTTTCCGGTGGATTCGGATTCACAAAGGCCGGCACCGGAGCGCTGGAGCTTTCGGGGACCAATACCTACACCGGCACCACCACGCTGGCCGCGGGTTCGATCAAGGTGCTCACCGCGAATTCCCTGCCCGCCACCACCACGCTGGCCTTCACCAATACCACCAACGCGGTGACGCTGGATCTCACCGGCGTTACCCAGACGGTGGCCGGTATGACGTTCGGCACTCAAACCAGCGGGACGAACACGGTTTCGATCCTCGGGGATTCCACCACTTCGCTGACCACCACCGGGGCCACGCTGGCCTTTAGCCCGCTGAACACCGCGAACAACCTGACGGTGGACATGTCCAGCCTCGGGGCCTTTGCCTACAACAATGCCTCGGGCTCCATGCGTCTCGATGGCGGCGTGCAGGTCAGCGGTTCGGCGGGGCATTTCACCACGCTGTCGCTGTCGGCGGAATCGAACACCATCACCGCGGCCAACTTCGTTGTGGGCAATCTGGGTGGCAGCAACGGCGTGCCCCTCTCGACCCTCAATCTCGGGCGGAACAACACGCTCAACGTCGCCAACATCGGCATCGCGGCGAGCCTCTCCCGCTCCTCGGGCATCGTGCAGTTCGGCTCGTCCGTGACCGGCAGCAAGGCGTTGACGATCCGCGGGACGGGCGGTGGCACCAGCACCGCGGACATGAACCTCGGCTCGGGGAACTCGTTCCAGTCGTCGGACGTGGACAACGCGACCTTCGACACCAGCGCGGGTTCACTGGACGCGATGTTCGGCACGGTCACAGTCGCACGCGCATCCACGACCGCCAGCGGCCGCGGCACCACCGTGAACGGCACCTTCAAGATGGGAGCCGGCACCATGAGCGCGAACAGCGTGATCCTGGGAACGGTCGATGGCACCGGCACCGGCAGCACCGAGATCGCCACCGCGCTGCTGGATCTCAATGGCGGCACGGCGGGCATTTCCACGCTCACCTTCGCCACCAACAGCCTCGCCTCCGGAAACACCATCACCGTCAACAGCCAGGTGAACCTCGGCGGCGGGGCCGCGCTCAATGCCACCACCATCCAGCAGGGCACGGTGGCGAACATCGGCACCCTGACGACCCGGATCAATTGGAACGACGGCACCATCGGCAACCTCTCCGGCACGGACCTCGCCATCGGCGGGGTTTCGATCGTGCTCGGCAGCGGCACCCACACCTTCGCGATTGGCGCGGGCCACACGGGCACCGTGTCGTCGGTGGTCAGCGGCACGGGTTCCCTCACCAAGTCCGGGGCCGGCACGCTGGTCTTGGGAGGAGTGAACACCTACACCGGAGACACCGTTGTTACCGAAGGCGTCGCCTCTCTCTCGACCGCCTTCCTCGCGGATACTTCCACCGTTTCGGTGACGACCGGCGGCAAGCTGAACCTCAATTTCAGCGGCAATGACACGGTGGCTGTCCTCCTGATCGACGGCCTGTCCCAGACCGGCGGCGGCACCACTTACGGCGCGACCGGTTCCGGGGCCAACGTGATCGACGACGTGCACTTCTCCGGTGCCGGCAAGATTCAGGTCGGCGTCTCGCCCGATCCGTTCACTCCGTGGATGGATGGCTTCACCGCCCTCAGCCTTCCGGCTGACAAGGCCAAGTCCGCCGATCCGGATCACGACGGTCTCAGCAACCTTGCCGAGTTCGCCCTCGATGGTGACCCATCCAGCGCCACCAACACCGGCAAGGTGCGGGTGGCGGTGGCCAATGTTTCCGGCGACAACGTGCTGACGATCACCCTGCCGGTCCGCCTTGGGGCGAGCTTCACCGCCGGCGGCGACCTGGTGTCCGCCGCGGTGGATGGCGTGGTCTACAAGATCCAGGGCAGCACGGATATGGTGGACTTCACCACCACGAACGTCACCGAGGTGACGCCCGCGTTGATCTCCGGCATGCCGGGGCTCACCAGCGGGTGGGAATACCGCACCTTCCGCCTGCCGGGCACGGTGACGGCGAATCCGAAGGGCTTCCTCCGCGCGGCGATCGCCGAACCCTGA
- a CDS encoding autotransporter-associated beta strand repeat-containing protein, with translation MLPLAPRRLLASVWIWTFAAPALHAANSYWDDNGAASGTGATPTGTWGSSTFWSTSSAGTSATTGWTSGDTAIFSAGTTATGTYTVTVSGTQTAAGLTFEEGLVTLTGGTITLTAPTITATANAIINSAIGGTVGLTKAGAGTLTLGGANSYTGTTTINAGTLAVSSGALPSASTVAFTNTTGTATLDITGVSQTLAGLTFGTQTTGTNTVTIAGNAASSLAINTGNLTFASANVAAGTLGVTMATLGSFTYNNTAGTLAVQNGGGSNTSGNQTLTLSATTNSITANSLAIGGVGGASGSTGKSILNLGLTNTIYANSIGVGNSSSRSGGTLQYATGLGTGGSLVIRDAAGTGAANITVGKNSSFSGDSTAYTSLFDTTGNGATLDALVGTLLIGNANSDGATGRQVNSNGTFKMGAGTLTATSVVIGQISGTATTGTNNYTATGLLSLTAGGTATIGTVTIGNDALATIGGTTNINGQLSLDGSGGTTALRATTIQQGAVVAGETSRIARINWTDGTIGNISGGNLAISGVSIALTGSGSHVFDITGSQTGTVSSVISTASGTTALTKTGTGTLILSGANTYNGATTISTGVLQLGAAGVIPDGSSVTVNGTLDLNAKNETIAGLGGTGTVDTTTGSATLTIGSGNASSTFSGVIQNTSGALSLTKTGSGTITLTTANTYSGTTTVSSGGGTLAITDVGALGTGNINLAKSGTATGTLALQLTGTNTLSNTFGGFSSTTFSGATTQANIDNVSGTNTITSALTVTGTGGNGVYVRSSGGFITLSGNIGQTVGTTRSLGLGGASNGLVSGNILTGAGGMSVIKDDAGTWTLTGSNTYNGGTTINGGVLEIGNGGATGTLGSSSVTNNATLRINRNNAYAVANAISGTGTLVQAGSGTTTLSATSTYSGQTLVSAGTLLVNGSLGNTSAVNVAAGATLGGSGGSINSAAVVTVNGRLAPGASIGTLGTGSVVFQDGSTFGSEIDTTALAGDLLNVDGSLDLNGTVVLDLTDLATVALAENTKFTLISYSGVWNTGTFDGHANGSTFTVGANAWQINYADGSAGLNGGAFGNYVTLTVVPEPKAALLGGLGVMLLLRRRKG, from the coding sequence ATGCTCCCTCTTGCCCCCCGCCGTCTCCTCGCTTCCGTTTGGATTTGGACCTTCGCGGCACCCGCCCTCCACGCGGCGAACTCGTATTGGGACGACAATGGCGCAGCCTCCGGCACCGGCGCGACGCCCACCGGCACCTGGGGCAGCAGCACCTTCTGGTCCACCAGTTCCGCAGGGACCTCGGCCACCACCGGCTGGACTTCGGGAGACACCGCGATCTTCTCCGCGGGCACCACCGCCACCGGGACCTACACCGTCACCGTGAGCGGCACCCAGACCGCCGCGGGCCTCACCTTCGAGGAAGGGCTCGTCACCCTCACCGGCGGGACCATCACCCTCACCGCTCCGACGATCACCGCCACCGCGAACGCGATCATCAACAGTGCCATCGGCGGCACCGTGGGCCTCACCAAGGCCGGTGCGGGCACGCTCACGCTCGGCGGGGCGAACAGCTACACCGGCACCACGACCATCAACGCGGGCACGCTCGCGGTTTCCAGCGGAGCCTTGCCCAGCGCGTCCACCGTCGCATTCACCAACACCACCGGCACGGCCACCCTGGACATCACCGGCGTTTCCCAAACGCTGGCAGGCCTCACCTTCGGCACGCAGACGACCGGCACCAACACCGTCACGATCGCGGGCAACGCCGCCAGCTCGCTCGCGATCAACACCGGCAACCTCACCTTCGCGTCGGCCAATGTCGCCGCCGGCACGCTGGGAGTGACCATGGCCACGCTCGGCTCGTTCACCTACAACAACACCGCGGGCACCCTCGCCGTGCAGAACGGCGGAGGCAGCAACACCAGCGGAAACCAGACGCTCACGCTTTCGGCCACCACCAACTCGATCACGGCGAATTCGCTCGCCATCGGCGGTGTGGGCGGTGCCTCCGGCAGCACCGGCAAGAGCATCCTCAACCTCGGCCTCACCAACACGATCTACGCCAACAGCATCGGCGTCGGCAATTCCTCCAGCCGCTCCGGTGGCACCCTCCAATACGCCACCGGCCTCGGCACCGGCGGCTCGTTGGTGATTCGGGATGCGGCCGGTACCGGCGCGGCCAATATCACCGTCGGCAAGAACTCGTCGTTCAGCGGCGACAGCACCGCCTACACCTCGTTGTTCGACACCACCGGCAACGGGGCCACGCTCGATGCCCTGGTTGGCACCCTGTTGATCGGCAATGCCAACTCCGACGGCGCCACCGGCCGCCAGGTGAACAGCAACGGCACTTTCAAGATGGGCGCGGGCACGCTCACCGCCACCTCCGTGGTCATCGGCCAGATCAGCGGCACCGCCACCACCGGCACCAACAACTACACCGCCACCGGCCTGCTCTCGCTCACTGCGGGCGGCACGGCCACCATCGGCACCGTCACCATTGGCAACGACGCGCTGGCCACCATCGGCGGCACCACCAACATCAATGGCCAGCTTTCGCTGGATGGCAGCGGCGGCACCACCGCCCTCCGCGCCACCACCATCCAGCAGGGCGCCGTCGTGGCCGGGGAAACGTCCCGCATCGCGCGGATCAACTGGACCGATGGCACCATCGGCAACATCTCCGGCGGCAACCTTGCCATCAGCGGCGTCTCGATCGCACTCACCGGCAGCGGTTCCCATGTCTTCGATATCACCGGCAGCCAGACCGGCACCGTGTCCTCCGTCATCAGCACGGCGTCCGGCACCACCGCGTTGACCAAGACCGGCACCGGCACCCTCATCCTCAGCGGGGCGAACACCTACAACGGTGCCACCACCATCAGTACCGGCGTCCTGCAGCTCGGGGCCGCGGGCGTGATCCCGGACGGCAGCAGCGTGACCGTCAATGGCACGCTCGATCTCAATGCGAAGAACGAAACGATCGCCGGCCTCGGCGGCACCGGCACCGTCGACACCACCACCGGCTCCGCCACCCTCACCATCGGCTCGGGCAACGCGAGCTCCACCTTCTCCGGCGTTATCCAGAACACCTCCGGCGCCCTTTCGCTCACCAAGACCGGCTCGGGCACTATCACGCTGACCACTGCCAATACCTACAGCGGCACCACCACCGTCAGCTCCGGTGGCGGCACGCTCGCCATCACCGATGTCGGCGCGCTTGGCACCGGCAACATCAACCTCGCCAAGTCCGGCACCGCCACCGGCACGCTCGCGCTCCAGCTCACGGGCACCAACACGCTCTCGAACACCTTCGGCGGATTCAGCTCCACCACCTTCTCCGGTGCCACCACCCAGGCCAACATCGACAACGTTTCCGGCACCAACACCATCACCAGCGCGCTGACGGTGACGGGCACCGGCGGAAACGGCGTGTATGTCCGCTCCAGCGGCGGCTTCATCACGCTGTCGGGAAACATCGGGCAAACCGTCGGCACCACCCGCTCGCTCGGCCTCGGCGGCGCGTCGAACGGACTCGTCTCCGGCAACATCCTCACCGGCGCCGGTGGCATGAGCGTGATCAAGGACGACGCGGGCACCTGGACGCTCACCGGCTCGAACACCTACAACGGCGGCACCACCATCAATGGCGGCGTGCTGGAGATCGGCAATGGCGGGGCGACCGGCACCCTCGGATCGTCCAGCGTCACCAACAACGCCACCCTGCGGATCAACCGCAACAACGCCTACGCCGTGGCCAATGCGATCAGCGGCACTGGCACCCTCGTCCAGGCGGGCAGCGGCACCACCACGCTGAGCGCGACCAGCACTTACTCCGGTCAGACTCTCGTCAGCGCGGGCACCTTGTTGGTGAATGGCAGTCTCGGCAACACGTCCGCCGTGAACGTCGCCGCCGGTGCGACCCTGGGCGGCAGCGGCGGCTCCATCAACAGCGCCGCCGTCGTGACGGTGAACGGGCGCCTGGCGCCGGGCGCGTCCATCGGCACGCTCGGGACCGGCTCGGTGGTGTTCCAGGATGGCTCGACCTTCGGCAGCGAGATCGACACCACCGCGCTCGCGGGAGACCTGCTGAATGTCGATGGCAGCCTGGATTTGAACGGCACCGTCGTCCTCGATCTCACCGACCTCGCCACCGTGGCGCTCGCGGAGAACACGAAGTTCACCCTCATCAGCTACAGCGGGGTTTGGAACACCGGCACCTTCGATGGTCACGCCAATGGCTCGACCTTCACCGTTGGGGCCAACGCCTGGCAGATCAACTACGCCGATGGCAGCGCCGGTCTCAACGGCGGGGCCTTCGGGAATTACGTCACGCTCACGGTCGTGCCCGAACCGAAGGCCGCCCTGCTCGGGGGCCTCGGCGTCATGCTGTTGCTGCGCCGTCGCAAGGGCTGA